Proteins encoded within one genomic window of Bacteroidota bacterium:
- the trxB gene encoding thioredoxin-disulfide reductase, with protein MNEKHHKVIIIGSGPAGFTAAIYTGRANLNPLLFEGSQPGGQLTITTEVENYPGFPDGVMGPEMMDLFRKQAEKFGTVCETIEITKVDFSTKPFKVWAGDEIYTADAVIIATGARAKLLDIESEKKYFGYGVSACATCDGFFFKGLEVAIVGGGDTALEEAIFLTKFASKVTLIHRRNELRASKIMRERVQQNPKISFLWDSVVEEVLGKEEAGRKAMTGLKIKNVKTGAITEMKAVGLFIAIGHEPNTSIFKGQIDMYETGYIKLIGKGTATNIPGVFAAGDVADSVYRQAVTAAGSGCAAAIDVERYLEGLH; from the coding sequence ATGAACGAAAAACATCATAAAGTAATAATAATCGGTTCAGGACCAGCAGGATTTACTGCGGCGATATACACAGGACGTGCAAATCTAAATCCGCTTCTCTTTGAGGGTAGCCAACCCGGTGGACAGCTTACGATAACCACCGAGGTTGAAAACTATCCCGGTTTTCCTGATGGAGTGATGGGACCCGAGATGATGGATTTGTTCCGCAAGCAAGCTGAAAAATTTGGTACTGTTTGCGAGACTATTGAGATCACTAAAGTTGATTTTAGTACAAAACCATTTAAGGTTTGGGCAGGCGATGAAATCTATACCGCCGATGCAGTTATTATTGCCACCGGCGCTCGTGCGAAATTGTTGGACATTGAATCGGAGAAAAAGTATTTTGGTTACGGAGTATCAGCTTGTGCTACTTGCGATGGATTTTTCTTTAAAGGTTTGGAAGTTGCGATAGTTGGCGGGGGAGATACTGCTTTAGAGGAAGCAATATTTTTAACAAAGTTTGCTTCCAAAGTAACTCTTATACACAGACGAAACGAGTTGCGTGCATCCAAAATTATGCGTGAGCGAGTACAGCAAAATCCCAAAATTTCTTTCTTGTGGGACTCAGTTGTCGAAGAAGTTTTAGGTAAAGAAGAAGCCGGCAGAAAAGCGATGACAGGTTTGAAAATAAAAAATGTAAAGACAGGCGCAATAACCGAAATGAAAGCCGTGGGCTTGTTCATTGCAATCGGACACGAGCCAAACACATCAATCTTCAAAGGCCAGATTGATATGTACGAAACAGGTTACATAAAACTTATCGGCAAAGGGACTGCAACAAATATTCCCGGAGTTTTTGCAGCAGGCGATGTCGCAGATTCGGTCTATCGCCAGGCAGTTACAGCCGCAGGTTCAGGTTGCGCTGCCGCAATTGATGTAGAGAGATATTTGGAAGGTTTACATTAG